Proteins co-encoded in one Malus sylvestris chromosome 7, drMalSylv7.2, whole genome shotgun sequence genomic window:
- the LOC126630366 gene encoding uncharacterized protein LOC126630366, with protein MEKPEGYPQVDDIATCNEPSSASTSFFGTKNDMSLLESGLLLRNVSDVVDTYNRFQSKSGKSVDPRLLALVEFFRELYFRRFELFNRIFPGVQDKLTIEVPKKLGVVLAQMKSDQTKAHRTMQRSLSIGSPRDFKRRESGMRLQRFKVRTIDVDDVVDQTAKPGGSK; from the coding sequence ATGGAGAAGCCAGAAGGATATCCACAAGTAGACGATATTGCCACATGTAACGAGCCATCAAGTGCAAGCACTTCATTTTTCGGCACCAAGAACGATATGTCACTGCTAGAGAGTGGCCTACTCCTGAGAAATGTTAGTGACGTAGTTGACACTTACAACAGATTTCAGTCAAAAAGTGGCAAATCAGTTGACCCAAGGTTGCTAGCTCTGGTGGAATTCTTTAGAGAACTTTATTTTCGAAGATTTGAACTATTCAATAGAATATTTCCCGGGGTTCAGGATAAATTAACTATTGAGGTGCCTAAGAAATTGGGTGTGGTATTAGCTCAAATGAAATCGGATCAAACCAAAGCACATCGGACAATGCAACGGAGTCTAAGTATTGGTTCGCCGCGTGATTTCAAAAGAAGAGAATCCGGAATGAGGCTTCAGCGATTCAAGGTCAGGACTATCGATGTAGATGATGTCGTTGATCAAACTGCTAAACCCGGTGGTTCGAAATAG
- the LOC126630365 gene encoding uncharacterized protein LOC126630365 translates to MERPEGYPQVDDIATYTEPSSTSTSFSGTKNDMSQLESGLLRRNVSDLGDSYYRFQSQVGKSVDPKLLALVEFFRELYFRRLELFKKIFPGIQDKFLEVPKKLHVILAQVKPDETKLARTMQRSLSVGSPRDFKGGESKLRLERFKVRTIDTGDGVEQGGLQGSKPAK, encoded by the coding sequence ATGGAGAGGCCGGAAGGATATCCACAAGTAGATGATATTGCTACATATACAGAGCCATCGAGCACGAGCACTTCATTTTCGGGCACCAAGAATGATATGTCACAGCTCGAAAGCGGCCTACTTCGAAGAAATGTTAGCGACTTAGGCGACAGTTACTACAGATTCCAATCCCAAGTTGGAAAGTCTGTTGATCCAAAGTTGTTGGCGTTGGTAGAGTTTTTCAGGGAACTTTATTTTCGAAGGCTGGAACTGTTCAAGAAAATATTTCCGGGGATTCAAGATAAGTTTCTTGAGGTGCCAAAGAAATTGCATGTGATATTAGCTCAAGTGAAACCGGATGAAACCAAACTAGCTCGAACTATGCAACGGAGTCTGAGCGTTGGTTCACCGCGGGATTTCAAAGGAGGGGAATCGAAACTTAGGCTCGAGCGATTCAAGGTGAGGACTATTGATACAGGCGATGGTGTTGAACAAGGTGGCCTGCAGGGTAGTAAACCGGCCAAATGA
- the LOC126630364 gene encoding RING-H2 finger protein ATL7-like, whose protein sequence is MISSGINLVMTVIGFAVSTMFIVFVCTRLVCARIHLSVSRRSFPIASGSDLNILERGLHGVEPVVIANFPTKKYSDAFFLAVEDAQCTVCLAEYHGDDVLRILPYCEHSFHVTCIDIWLQQHSTCPVCRISLSEFPEIKRRMQPLSCSAIRSHYGTESFNTLSYRYLLNSRASRTHENHGMDPIQEDHAASEGDATDAGENSSSLTESNQISNQISKDQGNKHVESPSNP, encoded by the exons ATGATATCTTCAGGGATAAACCTGGTGATGACGGTGATTGGGTTCGCGGTGAGCACCATGTTCATCGTGTTCGTGTGTACCAGGCTTGTCTGTGCTCGGATTCACCTCAGTGTATCTAGACGCTCCTTCCCCATAGCTTCCGGATCTGATCTCAATATT CTGGAACGGGGATTGCATGGCGTTGAACCTGTAGTAATAGCCAACTTTCCAACAAAGAAGTACAGTGATGCATTTTTTTTAGCTGTAGAAGATGCTCA atGTACTGTTTGCCTTGCGGAATACCATGGTGATGATGTATTGCGGATCCTCCCCTACTGTGAACACTCCTTCCATGTGACCTGTATAGACATATGGCTTCAGCAGCATTCCACATGTCCTGTTTGTAGAATATCATTGAGCGAGTTTCCTGAGATAAAACGCCGCATGCAACCCTTGTCCTGTTCGGCTATTCGATCTCATTACGGTACAGAGTCCTTTAATACCCTTTCTTATCGCTATCTCTTGAATAGTCGAGCATCAAGAACTCATGAAAACCATGGTATGGATCCCATTCAAGAAGATCATGCAGCATCAGAGGGTGATGCAACAGATGCCGGGGAGAATAGCTCCTCCTTAACTGAGAGTAATCAGATTTCTAATCAGATTTCTAAGGACCAGGGAAATAAGCATGTAGAAAGCCCATCAAATCCGTAG